The following proteins are co-located in the Acropora palmata chromosome 11, jaAcrPala1.3, whole genome shotgun sequence genome:
- the LOC141897998 gene encoding josephin-1-like, which translates to MEVYHERQRKMLCAVHALNNLFQEKDAYSKADLDAISYNLSPDTLVNPHKNVLGLGNYDVNVIMAALQLRDYETVWFDKRLSLETLVLENIFGMVVNKPSSMNLIGLEIPFKRPHWLAIRKVNGSYYNLDSKLTSPQLLGSEENLIAFLTEVLSLEDAQLLIVVGKSEAENCLWKRQ; encoded by the exons ATGGAGGTTTATCATGAGCGCCAAAGGAAAATGCTATGCGCAGTTCACGCCTTGAATAACCTTTTTCAAGAGAAGGATGCCTACAGTAAAGCAGATCTAGATGCCATAAGTTACAATCTCAGCCCGGACACTTTGGTTAATCCGCATAAAAACGTGCTGGGTCTCGGAAATTACGATGTGAATGTGATCATGGCTGCTCTACAGTTGAGAGACTATGAAACTGTTTGGTTCGATAAAAGATT ATCCCTTGAAACTTTGGTCCTAGAGAACATATTTGGTATGGTGGTGAACAAGCCTTCAAGTATGAATCTCATTGGATTAGAAATACCATTCAAGAGACCTCACTGGCTTGCAATTAGGAAAGTTAATGGGAGTTACTACAATTTAGACTCAAAACTCACATCTCCTCAGCTTCTTGGAAGTGAGGAAAATTTGATTGCATTCCTTACGGAAGTCTTGTCTTTGGAAGATGCTCAGTTGCTCATTGTTGTTGGAAAGAGTGAAGCCGAGAACTGTCTTTGGAAAAGGCAGTGA